In a single window of the Bacillus clarus genome:
- a CDS encoding ABC transporter ATP-binding protein, giving the protein MSFLQIRNVSHCFFAKENAKLVLEDMSLHVEEGEFVSFLGPSGCGKTTLLSIIAGLLDPIEGIVFLDGEPITTKTPSMGYMLQQDYLFPWKTIEENIMLGLHIRKIYDENTKEHTLKLLKQVGLHDVEQQYPRELSGGMRQRAALVRTLATDPKILLLDEPFSALDYQTKLKLEDLVFTLLHSYKKTSLLVTHDIEEAIAMSDRIYLLQANPGKIAKTFTVPESIRSLSPLEARHHLDFPALFQEIWKELERLG; this is encoded by the coding sequence GCGAAAGAAAATGCCAAGCTCGTCCTCGAAGATATGAGCTTGCATGTGGAAGAAGGAGAATTTGTGTCTTTTCTTGGCCCGAGCGGTTGCGGAAAAACAACACTTCTTTCTATTATTGCCGGACTATTAGACCCAATTGAAGGTATCGTATTTTTAGATGGTGAACCGATCACAACTAAGACCCCATCTATGGGCTATATGCTCCAGCAAGATTACTTGTTTCCGTGGAAAACAATTGAAGAAAATATTATGCTCGGACTTCACATTCGAAAAATTTATGATGAAAATACGAAAGAACATACATTAAAGCTTTTAAAGCAAGTCGGTTTGCATGATGTAGAACAGCAATATCCTCGCGAACTATCCGGTGGTATGCGCCAACGTGCTGCCCTCGTTCGAACGTTAGCGACAGATCCAAAAATCCTTTTGCTAGATGAACCATTTTCAGCTCTTGATTATCAAACGAAATTAAAACTTGAAGATCTTGTTTTTACGTTATTGCACAGTTATAAGAAAACTTCATTACTCGTTACGCATGATATTGAAGAAGCAATTGCGATGAGTGACCGTATTTATTTACTACAAGCGAACCCTGGTAAAATAGCAAAAACGTTCACTGTCCCAGAGAGTATCCGCTCCTTATCGCCATTAGAAGCACGACATCACCTAGATTTCCCAGCCCTTTTTCAAGAAATATGGAAGGAGCTGGAACGCCTTGGATAA
- a CDS encoding ABC transporter permease produces the protein MDNIKQLHEQFRKQERQRAWLARSLQLLLLVLFFLLWEISSKKEWIDPLLFSSPSSIWELFLNKWSDGSLWIHIWTTLLETGIGFILGTVLGAIIATILWWIPLLARVLDPYLVVLNAMPKVALGPIIIVIFGPNISSSIAMGVIISIIITILVIYSAFQEVDSNYIKVMNTFGANKWQCYKQVILPSSFPAIISTLKVNVGLSWVGVIFGELLVSKQGLGYLISYGFQVFNFTLVLLSVLLTCVLATLMYVFVEGFEKLLIGKRKRS, from the coding sequence TTGGATAATATAAAACAACTACATGAACAGTTTCGAAAACAAGAAAGACAACGCGCATGGTTAGCTCGTTCTTTACAACTGTTACTGCTCGTTCTCTTCTTTTTATTATGGGAAATCTCTAGTAAAAAAGAGTGGATTGACCCTTTACTCTTTAGCTCTCCTTCAAGCATTTGGGAGCTCTTCCTTAATAAATGGAGTGATGGTTCACTTTGGATTCACATATGGACGACATTACTTGAAACAGGGATCGGCTTCATTCTCGGGACAGTACTTGGAGCTATTATCGCTACTATTCTTTGGTGGATACCACTTTTAGCCCGCGTACTTGACCCTTACCTTGTTGTACTAAATGCGATGCCGAAAGTTGCACTCGGTCCAATTATCATCGTTATTTTCGGCCCAAACATTTCATCTTCTATCGCAATGGGTGTCATCATTTCTATCATCATTACCATTCTCGTTATTTATAGCGCATTCCAAGAAGTCGACTCCAATTATATAAAAGTAATGAATACGTTTGGCGCAAATAAATGGCAATGTTATAAGCAAGTCATTCTCCCTTCATCCTTCCCAGCAATCATCTCAACGTTAAAAGTAAACGTTGGATTATCATGGGTAGGAGTTATTTTCGGAGAGCTCCTCGTTTCAAAACAAGGACTTGGCTATTTAATTAGCTATGGATTCCAAGTTTTTAATTTCACACTCGTCTTACTTAGCGTGCTACTTACATGTGTCCTTGCAACTCTTATGTATGTGTTTGTCGAAGGATTTGAAAAACTCCTTATCGGAAAACGAAAAAGAAGCTGA